The stretch of DNA GCCAGGGCGGGAGCGCATACGCTCCACGGATTGAGCATGACGCCCTCCAGATTTCGTTGGATCATCGTCGCCCAGCTTCCGGTCGAGTCGCCGGTCGCTCCGCCGAGAAAGACGACGGCGGCGACGAGGTGAACGGCGCCGCAGAAGCGCACCCCGAGGTCGGTCAGTGCGGGGCGGACCAGGTTGGGCGCCACATCGCGGACGGCGACGAGGGCCCGCGAGTCGCCGACCGCCAGTGCCGTCTCGACGTACCCGGATGCCGCGATCTCGGTTCCCGCCGCGGTGAGATAGCGGCTTGCGAACGGGACCGTCACGGCCGCGACGAGCAGGACCAGCGTCCAGGCCGCGAATCCGGTTCCGGTCACGACCACGAGGATCAGCAGCATCGGCGGAATGATCAGCAGTACGTCCATCACCGTCGTGACCGCGGTCCGCCACCGGTGCGACCAGATCATGGTCGACGAGACGATCAGTGCGACGGCCTCGGCGACGACGGCGGCCGCGAGCGGAGCCAGGACCAGGCTCCGACCGCCGACGAGCAGTTGCGCGGCCACGCTGCGGCCCAGGTAATCGGTGCCGAGCAGTCCGTCGGAGGTGAACGGCGCACCGATCGGTGCGCCGGGATCGACGACACCGAGCAGTCGAGCCAGGCCGCCGCCGAACAGTGCCACGACCACCACCGGACACCACAGCGCCGACCAGACGACGACCGCCCTCATCGACCCGGCCCCGTCGCGCGCCATCGGCCGCAGACGTCGGCGATGCAGAAACTCACCGCGACGATCGCCGCGAGGATCATCGTGACGGTCGCCACCGTCACCGTGTCGCGGGCCGCGATCCGCGAGACCAGCAACGACCCGATGCCCGGATAGCCGAACACCTGCTCGACGACGATCGTTCCGCCGACGACGTACGGTGTGAGCGACGCGCACGCCTGCGCCATCGGCGCGAGCGCACCCGGCAGCAGGTGTCGCCGCACCACTCGGGGCTCGGACAGTCCGGCCAGCCGTGCGGCCTCGACGTGATCGCGGGCGTTCTCCGTGGCGACCACCGCCCGGATGTACCTGCTCAACGGCGCCGAGGCGACGACGGCCAGAGTCGCGGCCGGGAGCACCAGGAGGGACGGTTCGGTCAGCGGTGAGGATCCGGTGTCGAACAACGAGACCGGCGGCAGCAGACCACTCCACAACGACAGCAGGACCAGCAGTCCGACGGCCACGACGAACTCGGGGGTCGCCATGAGCGCCGACGACGCCGACGAGATCGCGCGGTCGAGGCGCCCACTCGCGCGGGTTCCGGCGAGCACCCCGAGCGTCACCCCGAGTATCACCGCGGGCACGAGCGCCGCGACGGCGAGCACCGCCGTGCTCCGCATCGGTCCGGCGATCAGATCCGCGACCGGCACGCCCGTGTCCGCGGTCTCGCCCAGCCGGCCGGTCATCAGCCCGCCGAGCCAGTCGCCGAATCGTTCGAGGACCGGCCGGTCGAGCCCCAATCGCTCCCGCTGTGCATCGATCACCGTCGTCGACGTGCTCTGCGCGGACGCGGACGCGGCGTCGCCCGGCAGCGTCTCGACCGCGAAGAACACGACCGGTGTGGTCAGCGTCAGACTCACGGAGGTGCGGAGCACCGCACCGAGCACGCCCGCCGGCCTCACTCGAAGGATGCGGCACCGAACACGGGCACCGATTGCACGATCCGGACGTCGTGCAGATCCGAGACGCTCGCGTTGACGACCTCCTGGTAGCCCCAGATGATCTCGCCGCTGTCGGACCACACGATCTTCGCGGCCTCGTCGATCAGCTGCTGCCGGGCGCTCTCGTCGACCTCGGCCGAGATCCTCTGCAGCAGTGCGTCGTACGATCCGCCGCCGAATCCGCTCAGGTTGAAGAAGCCGTCGGTGCCGGTGACGAACGGCAGCGCCGACACCGTCGACCGGTTCACGTAGTAGGTGACGAACATCGGCTGTCCGAATAACGACGGCATATCGGCGAAGTACGACGCCGGGTCGGCCGTCCGGATGTCGAGCGTCACGCCCACCTCGGCGAACTGACGGACCATCGACTCGGCCGCCGCCGTGACACCCGACGACACCTCGGCGACGGTGAACGGGATCCGGGTGACGTGTTTGCGCGCGAAGATCGCCCGCGCGCGGTCGACGTCGCGGGAGCGCTGGGGCAGGTCCGTCGGGTAGGTCGGCAGACCGAGGCCGAGCAGGTCGTTGCCGACCGTGCCGAATCCCTGCAGCACGCTGTCGACGAGGAGCTTTCGATCGAGGGTCAGCTTGGCGGCGAGCCGCACCTCGGGATCGTCGAACGGCGCGACCCTCGTGTTCAGAATGACGCCGAGCGCCTTGGAATCCGCCGGTCCGGTCCGATCGACCCGGAGATTCTTGTGCGTCTGAATCTGTCGGGCCGCGGTCGGTGTCAGATCGACGGCGAACTGTGCTTGTCCGGCGGTCACCGCGTTGGTGCGAGCCTGCGGTTCGCTCACGGCGCTCACCTGCAAGGACAAGACGTCGCTGCGGCCGTCGTCGGGATCGACCCGGGCGAGCGACCATCCTTGCGCGGACGATCCCTGGTCGACGCGGAACGGTCCGGATCCGATACGCAGCGCGGGATCGCCGTTCTTCATCACCACCGACGATGCGGCCAGCATGGACATGATCAGGTCGGCGCGCGGACGCTTCAGCACGAGTGCGATCGTGTGATCGTCGGCGGCGCGAGTCGCGGACAGGTCGACATCGGTGAAGAACGGTCCGAGAGTGGGGGAGTCGGCGTAGTGGGCGAAGCTCGCGAGGACGTCGCGGGAGGTCACCGGCGAGCCGTCGCTGAACCTGGCATCGGAGACCAGCCGGATGGTCCACTCCGACGCGTCGTCGTTCGGGGTGATCGCCTCGGCGAGCTGCATCTGCACCTCGCCGTCGACGA from Gordonia humi encodes:
- a CDS encoding ABC transporter permease subunit codes for the protein MLRTSVSLTLTTPVVFFAVETLPGDAASASAQSTSTTVIDAQRERLGLDRPVLERFGDWLGGLMTGRLGETADTGVPVADLIAGPMRSTAVLAVAALVPAVILGVTLGVLAGTRASGRLDRAISSASSALMATPEFVVAVGLLVLLSLWSGLLPPVSLFDTGSSPLTEPSLLVLPAATLAVVASAPLSRYIRAVVATENARDHVEAARLAGLSEPRVVRRHLLPGALAPMAQACASLTPYVVGGTIVVEQVFGYPGIGSLLVSRIAARDTVTVATVTMILAAIVAVSFCIADVCGRWRATGPGR
- a CDS encoding ABC transporter permease subunit, with the translated sequence MARDGAGSMRAVVVWSALWCPVVVVALFGGGLARLLGVVDPGAPIGAPFTSDGLLGTDYLGRSVAAQLLVGGRSLVLAPLAAAVVAEAVALIVSSTMIWSHRWRTAVTTVMDVLLIIPPMLLILVVVTGTGFAAWTLVLLVAAVTVPFASRYLTAAGTEIAASGYVETALAVGDSRALVAVRDVAPNLVRPALTDLGVRFCGAVHLVAAVVFLGGATGDSTGSWATMIQRNLEGVMLNPWSVCAPALAIVGLTVPLTMIADRWTQRR
- a CDS encoding ABC transporter substrate-binding protein; the encoded protein is MNRRTFLSSAAIAASMLGAASVLSACGSDERGPATRRVRVVAIGNPADALDPAGASAAATYIALYAVYESLAVIVDGEVQMQLAEAITPNDDASEWTIRLVSDARFSDGSPVTSRDVLASFAHYADSPTLGPFFTDVDLSATRAADDHTIALVLKRPRADLIMSMLAASSVVMKNGDPALRIGSGPFRVDQGSSAQGWSLARVDPDDGRSDVLSLQVSAVSEPQARTNAVTAGQAQFAVDLTPTAARQIQTHKNLRVDRTGPADSKALGVILNTRVAPFDDPEVRLAAKLTLDRKLLVDSVLQGFGTVGNDLLGLGLPTYPTDLPQRSRDVDRARAIFARKHVTRIPFTVAEVSSGVTAAAESMVRQFAEVGVTLDIRTADPASYFADMPSLFGQPMFVTYYVNRSTVSALPFVTGTDGFFNLSGFGGGSYDALLQRISAEVDESARQQLIDEAAKIVWSDSGEIIWGYQEVVNASVSDLHDVRIVQSVPVFGAASFE